In one Cronobacter dublinensis subsp. dublinensis LMG 23823 genomic region, the following are encoded:
- a CDS encoding response regulator, translating into MNGHAFPAALDALPAALLFYDKDERLVAWNVQVSHFYPGIVGHLTPGATLSALAAEFVNTGFQTDSRSRDALIASLLANCRQDGHCEVRQLHARRLFIQHQRTADGGIISLHTDITALDSVQSTRQLLHDDFLLAAESIHIGIWDWQITTDVMHLNDAFLNLLGEPRGQLQHNSRFLLGLIHPEDRDLLKNAMQRASEHQMPVFECEIRVQHRSGNWLWMLLSGQIIALTVTGEIERLIGTLQDITRRKEAELISREAANAARAANEAKSAFLANMSHEIRTPMNGILGMTQLCLDTELDDEQREYLSLVMSSAQSLLHIIDDILDFSKIEAGKIVLHEEYVALRPFIQSLVRPLMPLASEKQIELLVDVDERVPEMMRVDVVRLRQVLTNLLSNALKFTPQGEILLAVAPGAQPDEWRFRVRDSGIGIPPEKQQVIFEAFSQADTSTTRRYGGTGLGLTISARLVAMMGGQLTVASEANQGSEFSFTLPLQSAAQTTPDVQPLTHFTGERVLVVDDNATNRRLMHAMLSQLGLNPVCVSGAAGALALLERDSDFPVIVLDAQMPEMDGISLALEISVLPQASRSKIIMLSSMSRDLDLSTLRRTGIAWYLNKPVDQQELARALGEALRPDPATPAPVAPAPAPVLAESAPMRILLAEDNPVNQLLAVRLLEKLGHECVTVDNGLLALDQWRQGGWDILLMDLQMPVMDGEAAIRALRQEEAQRGGHQAAIVMTAHAMQGDKERCLAMGFDGYLSKPVALVALADELSRFSPATLPPPPDGLPDSAQLLAAFDGDLGLLKELLGLFSEGFDELAGLLDAALATGDGQQAHRLAHKLRGEAATFGFEGLTTLLQEIESQEPDASAAQREAWRQALATQQRRVREFLIQLLEG; encoded by the coding sequence ATGAACGGCCACGCTTTCCCTGCGGCGCTCGACGCGCTGCCCGCCGCCCTGCTGTTTTACGATAAAGACGAGCGGCTGGTCGCCTGGAATGTCCAGGTCAGCCACTTTTATCCGGGCATCGTCGGGCATCTCACGCCTGGCGCGACGCTAAGCGCGCTGGCGGCGGAGTTCGTCAACACCGGTTTTCAGACCGACAGCCGCAGCCGTGACGCGCTGATCGCCTCGCTGCTCGCCAACTGTCGTCAGGACGGCCACTGCGAAGTGCGCCAGCTCCATGCGCGGCGGCTGTTTATTCAGCATCAACGCACTGCCGACGGCGGCATTATCAGCCTGCACACCGATATTACCGCGCTGGATAGCGTGCAGAGCACGCGCCAGCTGCTGCATGACGATTTCCTGCTGGCCGCCGAGTCGATACATATCGGCATCTGGGACTGGCAGATAACCACCGACGTCATGCATCTTAACGACGCCTTTCTGAACCTGCTGGGCGAGCCGCGCGGGCAGCTGCAGCACAACAGCCGCTTTTTACTGGGGCTAATCCATCCCGAAGACCGGGATCTGCTGAAAAACGCCATGCAGCGCGCCAGCGAGCATCAGATGCCGGTGTTCGAATGCGAAATTCGCGTGCAGCACCGCAGCGGCAACTGGCTCTGGATGCTGCTTTCCGGGCAGATCATCGCGCTGACCGTCACCGGCGAAATCGAACGCTTAATCGGCACGCTCCAGGACATCACCCGGCGTAAAGAGGCGGAGCTGATTTCCCGCGAGGCGGCCAACGCCGCGCGCGCCGCGAATGAAGCCAAAAGCGCGTTTCTGGCGAACATGAGCCATGAGATCCGCACGCCCATGAACGGGATCCTCGGCATGACCCAGCTGTGCCTTGATACCGAACTTGACGACGAACAGCGCGAATATCTCTCGCTGGTGATGAGCTCCGCACAGTCGCTGCTGCATATCATCGATGACATTCTCGATTTTTCCAAAATCGAGGCGGGCAAAATCGTCCTGCATGAAGAATATGTCGCGCTGCGGCCCTTTATTCAGTCGCTGGTGCGCCCGCTGATGCCGCTCGCCAGCGAAAAACAGATAGAACTGCTGGTCGATGTGGACGAGCGTGTGCCGGAGATGATGCGCGTTGATGTGGTGCGCCTGCGTCAGGTGCTCACCAATCTGCTCAGCAATGCGCTGAAATTCACGCCTCAGGGCGAGATCCTTCTCGCCGTCGCGCCCGGCGCGCAGCCCGACGAATGGCGTTTTCGGGTGCGCGACAGCGGCATCGGCATTCCGCCGGAAAAACAGCAGGTGATTTTCGAAGCCTTCAGCCAGGCCGATACCTCGACAACGCGCCGTTACGGCGGCACGGGGCTGGGGCTGACCATTTCCGCGCGGCTGGTGGCGATGATGGGTGGCCAGCTGACGGTCGCGAGCGAGGCAAACCAGGGCAGCGAATTTAGCTTTACCCTGCCGCTGCAAAGCGCGGCGCAGACGACGCCGGACGTGCAGCCGCTGACGCACTTCACCGGCGAGCGGGTGCTGGTCGTTGACGATAACGCCACTAACCGCCGTCTGATGCATGCCATGCTCAGCCAGCTTGGCTTAAACCCAGTCTGCGTTTCTGGCGCTGCGGGCGCGCTCGCCCTGCTGGAGCGCGACAGCGATTTCCCGGTGATCGTGCTCGACGCGCAGATGCCGGAGATGGACGGCATTTCGCTGGCGCTGGAGATCTCCGTGTTGCCGCAGGCGTCGCGCAGCAAAATTATCATGCTCAGCTCCATGAGCCGCGACCTTGACCTCTCGACGCTGCGCCGCACCGGCATTGCCTGGTATCTCAATAAACCGGTCGATCAGCAGGAGCTCGCCCGGGCGCTCGGCGAAGCGCTACGCCCCGATCCGGCGACGCCCGCGCCGGTCGCCCCTGCGCCCGCGCCTGTACTTGCCGAGAGCGCGCCGATGCGCATTCTGCTGGCGGAGGATAACCCGGTGAACCAGCTGCTCGCGGTACGGCTGCTTGAGAAACTCGGCCATGAGTGCGTGACGGTCGATAACGGCCTGCTGGCGCTGGATCAGTGGCGTCAGGGCGGCTGGGATATTCTGCTGATGGATTTACAGATGCCGGTGATGGACGGCGAAGCGGCCATTCGCGCGCTGCGTCAGGAAGAGGCGCAGCGCGGCGGGCATCAGGCGGCGATTGTGATGACCGCGCATGCGATGCAGGGCGATAAAGAGCGCTGTCTCGCGATGGGCTTTGATGGCTACCTGTCCAAACCCGTCGCCCTGGTAGCGCTTGCCGATGAGCTGTCGCGTTTCTCGCCCGCCACGCTTCCCCCGCCGCCGGACGGCCTGCCAGACAGCGCGCAACTGCTGGCAGCGTTCGATGGCGATCTGGGGCTGCTGAAGGAGCTGCTGGGCCTCTTTAGCGAAGGCTTTGACGAACTGGCGGGGCTGCTTGACGCGGCGCTCGCCACTGGCGACGGCCAACAGGCCCACCGGCTGGCGCACAAGCTGCGCGGTGAAGCGGCGACGTTCGGTTTTGAAGGGCTCACAACGCTATTGCAGGAGATAGAAAGCCAGGAGCCCGACGCATCAGCGGCGCAACGCGAGGCGTGGCGTCAGGCGCTCGCGACGCAGCAGCGTCGGGTGCGTGAATTCCTGATCCAACTGCTGGAGGGGTGA
- a CDS encoding glycoside hydrolase family 2 protein, whose protein sequence is MKQLACAVCLLTSGAGYASPTPSVPVPVSWSLAGDWRAHDGNDAAFVGQQGPVRDWRTLRVPSNWYTQGLDHQGVLWYRHEFTLPPLPADTMATLQFDGVDYYADAWLNRQPLGKHEGYFQRFAYDISDKLQRHNRLAVRVDSPFEDPKTIWPLHKTMVKGVLNQHDTRPGGAWSPRGQDANSGGIWAPVRLHLSRGVTVDNLILRPDWQQGLDKPQLRVELVYRATTAREVDLVLRARPANFAGEHFKQQQKVRLEATGTTPQRLTFTLPMERARLWWPKGYGFPHLYRVSATFSDDQGVMEQIASRTGLRQIVEQPDNQGWVLNGKRIFIKGSNYIGSPWLSEMDEKKYRRDIQLVLDMNANAIRVHGHVAGRPLYRMADEMGLMIWQDVPLQWGYNDSEAFAENAARQSLEMTEQIGNSPAIIAWGGHNEPPWNSPWMEKRFPDWNNNLNRVLTERVADALAKDDSRIVHRYSAVEEHYWQGWYFGVMTDVLQPAKTGIITEFGAQALPKLSTLNTIIPADKRWPASTKADDPDWTVWKYHNFQPFQTFGFAKIPRGENMEQFIHNTQKYQADLVGLAAESYRRQRYQPVTALFHFMFVETWPSINWGVVDYLRQPKAGYYALQRAYQPLLPSIEPVTLNWRAGTPGVIKLWTVNDSFSACDGCTLRWRVKTPGVTGQQESKPMTIPPDSGRQVAQLTFTPTAPGALRIEYEILDAQGKMVGRNFYETTVAP, encoded by the coding sequence ATGAAACAACTGGCCTGTGCGGTCTGTCTGCTTACCAGCGGCGCGGGGTATGCCAGCCCTACGCCTTCTGTACCGGTGCCGGTGAGCTGGTCGCTTGCGGGCGACTGGCGCGCCCACGACGGCAACGACGCCGCGTTTGTCGGCCAGCAAGGCCCGGTTCGCGACTGGCGCACACTGCGCGTGCCGTCGAACTGGTATACGCAGGGGCTCGATCATCAGGGCGTGCTCTGGTATCGCCATGAATTCACCCTCCCGCCGCTGCCCGCGGACACCATGGCGACGCTACAATTTGACGGCGTCGATTACTACGCCGACGCCTGGCTGAACCGTCAGCCGCTCGGCAAACATGAAGGCTACTTCCAGCGCTTCGCGTATGACATCAGTGATAAGTTACAACGTCACAACAGGCTCGCGGTGCGCGTCGACAGCCCGTTTGAAGATCCGAAGACTATCTGGCCGTTGCATAAAACAATGGTCAAAGGCGTTCTCAATCAACACGATACCCGCCCCGGCGGCGCCTGGTCGCCGCGCGGTCAGGACGCTAACTCCGGCGGGATCTGGGCGCCGGTGCGGCTGCATCTGAGCCGTGGCGTGACGGTCGATAACCTGATCCTGCGCCCCGACTGGCAACAGGGCCTCGATAAACCGCAGCTGCGCGTCGAGCTGGTCTACCGCGCCACCACGGCGCGCGAGGTGGATTTAGTCTTGCGCGCCCGTCCGGCGAATTTCGCAGGCGAGCATTTTAAGCAACAGCAGAAAGTGCGGCTTGAAGCCACGGGCACCACGCCGCAGCGCCTCACGTTTACCCTGCCGATGGAGCGCGCCAGACTCTGGTGGCCAAAAGGCTATGGCTTTCCGCACCTTTATCGCGTCAGCGCGACCTTCAGCGATGACCAGGGCGTGATGGAGCAAATTGCGAGCCGTACCGGGCTGCGCCAGATTGTCGAACAGCCTGACAATCAGGGCTGGGTGCTGAATGGCAAGCGGATTTTTATCAAGGGCAGCAACTACATCGGCTCGCCGTGGCTGAGCGAGATGGATGAGAAAAAATACCGCCGCGATATCCAGCTGGTGCTCGACATGAATGCCAACGCCATTCGCGTGCACGGGCATGTCGCCGGGCGTCCGCTCTACCGGATGGCCGATGAGATGGGGCTGATGATCTGGCAGGATGTGCCGCTCCAGTGGGGCTATAACGACAGCGAGGCATTTGCTGAAAACGCCGCCCGCCAGAGCCTGGAGATGACCGAGCAGATCGGCAATTCGCCTGCGATTATCGCCTGGGGCGGTCACAACGAGCCGCCGTGGAACTCGCCGTGGATGGAAAAGCGTTTTCCTGACTGGAACAACAACCTTAACCGTGTGCTGACAGAGCGCGTGGCGGATGCGCTCGCCAAAGATGACAGCCGCATCGTTCACCGCTATTCCGCCGTGGAAGAGCATTACTGGCAGGGCTGGTATTTCGGGGTAATGACCGATGTGCTGCAACCGGCGAAAACGGGCATCATCACGGAATTTGGCGCGCAGGCGCTGCCGAAGCTCTCGACGCTTAACACCATTATCCCTGCCGATAAACGCTGGCCCGCCTCGACAAAAGCCGACGATCCTGACTGGACAGTGTGGAAATACCATAACTTCCAGCCGTTCCAGACGTTCGGCTTTGCCAAAATTCCGCGCGGCGAGAATATGGAGCAATTCATCCATAATACGCAGAAATATCAGGCCGATCTGGTGGGCCTCGCGGCGGAGAGCTATCGCCGTCAGCGCTATCAGCCCGTCACCGCCCTGTTCCACTTTATGTTTGTCGAGACCTGGCCGTCGATTAACTGGGGCGTGGTGGATTATCTGCGCCAGCCGAAGGCGGGCTATTACGCGCTGCAACGCGCCTATCAGCCGCTGCTGCCGTCCATCGAGCCGGTGACCCTAAACTGGCGGGCCGGGACGCCAGGCGTGATTAAATTATGGACAGTAAACGATAGTTTTTCCGCCTGCGACGGGTGTACACTGCGCTGGCGCGTGAAAACGCCCGGCGTGACCGGGCAGCAAGAGAGCAAGCCGATGACCATCCCGCCTGACAGTGGTCGCCAGGTGGCGCAGCTGACGTTCACTCCTACCGCCCCAGGCGCGCTGCGTATTGAGTACGAAATCCTTGATGCGCAAGGCAAAATGGTCGGTCGTAACTTCTACGAGACCACCGTTGCGCCCTGA
- a CDS encoding alpha,alpha-trehalase: MFQQTTRLPFTEELAEKVRMDPESGELIPDTRDVEPQPETIEGMPAPDALTPADRYLELFEHVQASRIFADSKTFPDCAPKMSPLTILMNYRQARRQPGFDLRRFVEEHFYFPVINTNPYVSDPNRTLTEHIDNLWPILTRQPHEHLENSSLLPLPQAYIVPGGRFTETYYWDSYFTMLGLAESGRHDMLRCMADNFAWMIENYGHIPNGNRTYYLSRSQPPVFALMVELFEEDGVRGARRYLDHLLMEYAFWMDGAENLEAGQAFRHVVRMADGALLNRYWDDRDTPRDESWREDVETAKLSGRPASEVYRDLRAGAASGWDYSSRWLRDADRLASIRTTHFLPVDLNAFLYKLETAIANVAQLKGDPLTATVFRKKAIDRREAVNRYLWDDELGAFRDYDWRRGRLASFSAACVVPLYVGMSSYAQADRISANIRERLLSPGGILTTEVETEQQWDKPNGWAPLQWMSIQGLKNYGDDALADIIANNWLRTVKRFYNENHKLIEKYHIADYSPRPGGGGEYPLQDGFGWTNGVTRRLIALYGEP, translated from the coding sequence ATGTTTCAACAGACAACACGCTTACCTTTCACAGAGGAGTTAGCTGAAAAGGTGCGTATGGACCCTGAATCTGGCGAACTAATCCCGGATACCCGCGATGTCGAGCCGCAGCCTGAAACGATCGAGGGCATGCCCGCCCCTGACGCGCTGACGCCCGCCGACCGCTACTTAGAGCTGTTTGAGCATGTTCAGGCCTCCCGTATTTTCGCGGACAGTAAAACGTTCCCGGACTGCGCGCCGAAAATGTCGCCGCTGACCATCCTGATGAACTACCGTCAGGCGAGACGTCAGCCAGGCTTCGACCTGCGCCGCTTTGTCGAAGAGCACTTCTACTTTCCGGTGATTAATACCAACCCGTATGTGTCAGACCCGAACCGGACGCTGACGGAGCATATCGACAATTTATGGCCCATCCTGACCCGTCAGCCGCATGAGCATCTGGAGAACTCGTCTCTGCTGCCTCTGCCGCAGGCCTACATCGTGCCGGGCGGGCGCTTTACCGAGACCTATTACTGGGACTCCTACTTCACCATGCTCGGCCTTGCCGAAAGCGGCCGCCACGATATGCTGCGCTGCATGGCGGATAACTTCGCCTGGATGATTGAAAACTACGGGCATATTCCGAACGGTAACCGCACCTATTATCTGAGCCGCTCGCAGCCGCCGGTGTTCGCGCTGATGGTAGAGCTGTTCGAAGAGGACGGCGTGCGCGGCGCGCGGCGCTATCTGGATCACCTGCTGATGGAGTACGCGTTCTGGATGGACGGCGCGGAAAACCTCGAAGCGGGTCAGGCCTTCCGCCACGTGGTCAGAATGGCGGACGGCGCGCTGCTGAACCGTTACTGGGATGACCGCGACACCCCGCGTGATGAATCCTGGCGCGAAGATGTGGAAACCGCCAAACTCTCGGGCCGTCCGGCCAGCGAAGTCTATCGCGACCTGCGCGCGGGCGCGGCGTCCGGCTGGGACTACTCCTCACGCTGGCTGCGCGACGCCGACCGTCTGGCGAGCATTCGCACCACGCACTTCCTGCCGGTAGATCTCAACGCATTCCTGTACAAGCTGGAAACGGCCATCGCCAATGTGGCCCAGCTGAAAGGCGATCCGCTGACCGCGACCGTGTTTCGTAAAAAAGCCATCGATCGTCGTGAGGCGGTGAACCGCTATCTGTGGGATGACGAGCTGGGCGCGTTTCGCGACTACGACTGGCGTCGTGGCCGTCTGGCGTCGTTCTCCGCCGCCTGCGTGGTGCCGCTCTATGTCGGAATGTCGAGCTATGCGCAGGCCGATCGTATCTCGGCGAATATCCGTGAGCGGTTGTTGTCGCCCGGCGGCATCCTGACCACCGAAGTGGAAACCGAACAGCAGTGGGATAAACCGAACGGCTGGGCGCCATTGCAGTGGATGTCCATTCAGGGCCTGAAAAACTACGGCGACGACGCGCTGGCGGACATTATCGCTAATAACTGGTTGCGTACGGTGAAACGATTCTACAACGAGAACCATAAGCTCATTGAGAAGTACCATATCGCTGATTACTCGCCGCGCCCCGGCGGCGGCGGCGAATACCCGTTGCAGGACGGCTTCGGCTGGACCAACGGCGTCACGCGCCGCCTGATTGCGCTGTACGGCGAGCCGTAA
- a CDS encoding autotransporter domain-containing esterase → MSFPLSGLSVRVALALGLACGAAAPAVAWDNLYIFGDSLSDTGNNGRYTFDSDRYPLYDEILASHYGVTLSPSDKGGTNYAAGGGVAVPAIGDDNTQDQVQGYLSQTGGRADKNGLYIHWVGGNDLGAAVLNPLQATSIVSGSATAAASQVRTLLNAGAGTVIVPTVPDVSATPTMVESVIQLGTGGNTAALQAAFASLNSATTPTLAARQDAIRAAFLAAAGEVSALPALQQALADGLYSAYQTLAERVSALSTLYNATEEQALVASGGGNIVRADINKIFNEILVDPTQFGITNTAGMACPPGLSAADCTSSSAGFDASQAWLFADHLHPSPQVHSLIADYIESILAAPAQVALLNKATAAQVQNSRATLDSRYQQRRMEDREQGSAGVFGGYSGEYARYTDNQTGDGSANTNNLTLGADYRITENWLVGALIAGSLDDQRPTDNLSFDARGYQAALFTAFDVGPGWVNADVHWLKGEYRNIQRRVELGPLTRVETGETDAKLWGARLTAGLDIPVTDALKTGPVVQYAWDYSHVDGYSEAGDDSTAMRFRDQNFHSQIGSIGWRLDADIGPVKPYAQVDYRHQFGDSVWRGQGGLKSTALTFSRDGAEDDKNWMDITAGASVALSSNVSAFAALSQTAGLSSGEQARYNIGVSASF, encoded by the coding sequence ATGTCTTTTCCACTCTCTGGTCTATCTGTTCGGGTTGCGCTGGCGCTGGGTTTAGCCTGTGGCGCAGCCGCACCCGCCGTCGCCTGGGATAACCTCTATATCTTCGGCGACAGCCTGAGCGACACCGGCAACAATGGCCGCTACACCTTCGACAGCGACCGCTATCCGCTGTATGACGAAATCCTCGCCAGCCACTATGGCGTAACGCTTTCCCCGTCCGACAAGGGCGGCACGAACTACGCGGCAGGCGGGGGCGTGGCCGTGCCCGCCATCGGTGACGACAATACCCAGGATCAGGTGCAGGGCTATCTCAGCCAGACCGGCGGGCGGGCGGACAAAAACGGGCTCTATATTCACTGGGTCGGCGGTAACGATCTCGGCGCGGCGGTGCTGAACCCATTGCAGGCAACGTCTATTGTCAGCGGCAGCGCCACGGCGGCCGCGTCTCAGGTGCGCACATTGCTGAACGCGGGCGCGGGAACAGTGATTGTGCCGACGGTGCCGGATGTCTCCGCCACGCCGACAATGGTCGAATCGGTGATCCAGCTCGGCACCGGCGGCAATACCGCGGCGCTGCAGGCGGCGTTTGCCTCGCTCAACAGCGCCACCACGCCGACGCTCGCGGCGCGTCAGGACGCCATCCGGGCCGCGTTCCTCGCGGCAGCGGGCGAGGTCAGTGCGCTGCCTGCGCTGCAACAGGCGCTGGCCGACGGGCTCTATTCCGCCTATCAAACCCTCGCGGAGCGCGTGTCGGCGTTAAGCACACTCTATAACGCCACCGAAGAGCAGGCGCTGGTCGCGAGCGGCGGCGGCAATATCGTGCGTGCCGATATCAACAAAATCTTTAACGAGATCCTCGTCGACCCGACGCAGTTCGGTATCACCAATACCGCGGGCATGGCGTGTCCGCCGGGGCTTTCCGCCGCCGACTGTACGTCATCGAGCGCCGGTTTTGACGCAAGCCAGGCGTGGCTGTTTGCCGATCACCTGCATCCGAGCCCGCAGGTACACAGCCTTATCGCCGATTACATCGAATCGATCCTGGCCGCGCCGGCGCAGGTTGCGCTGCTGAACAAGGCGACGGCCGCGCAGGTGCAGAACAGCCGCGCCACGCTCGACAGCCGTTACCAGCAGCGCCGCATGGAGGATCGCGAGCAGGGCAGCGCGGGTGTGTTCGGCGGCTACAGCGGCGAGTACGCCCGCTATACGGATAATCAAACCGGCGACGGCAGCGCGAACACCAATAATCTTACGCTCGGCGCGGATTACCGCATCACCGAAAACTGGCTGGTCGGTGCGTTGATTGCCGGTTCGCTGGACGATCAGCGTCCGACCGATAATCTGAGCTTTGACGCGCGCGGCTATCAGGCGGCGCTCTTTACGGCATTCGATGTCGGGCCGGGCTGGGTCAACGCGGATGTGCACTGGCTGAAAGGCGAGTACCGCAATATCCAGCGTCGCGTGGAACTCGGGCCGCTGACGCGCGTCGAGACGGGCGAAACCGACGCGAAACTCTGGGGCGCGCGCCTGACGGCGGGCCTGGATATCCCCGTCACCGACGCGCTGAAAACCGGCCCGGTGGTGCAGTACGCGTGGGATTACAGTCATGTGGACGGGTACAGCGAAGCGGGCGATGACAGCACCGCGATGCGTTTTCGCGACCAGAATTTCCATTCGCAAATCGGCAGCATCGGCTGGCGTCTTGACGCCGACATCGGCCCGGTGAAACCTTACGCGCAGGTCGATTATCGTCATCAGTTCGGCGATTCGGTCTGGCGCGGTCAGGGCGGGCTGAAATCGACCGCGCTGACCTTCAGCCGCGACGGCGCCGAGGATGACAAAAACTGGATGGATATCACCGCAGGCGCCAGCGTCGCGCTAAGCAGTAACGTTTCGGCCTTTGCGGCGCTGTCGCAAACGGCGGGGCTCAGCAGCGGCGAGCAGGCGCGCTATAACATCGGCGTCAGCGCCTCGTTTTAA